One Cucurbita pepo subsp. pepo cultivar mu-cu-16 chromosome LG11, ASM280686v2, whole genome shotgun sequence DNA window includes the following coding sequences:
- the LOC111804942 gene encoding 60S ribosomal protein L38 isoform X1 produces MDGQPKQIHEIKDFLLTARRKDARSVKIKRSKDVVKFKVRCSKYLYTLCVFDSEKADKLKQSLPPGLSVQDL; encoded by the exons ATGGATGGACAGCCGAAGCAAATCCATGAGATAAAGGACTTCCTTCTGACTGCAAGAAGGAAGGATGCGCGGTCAGTTAAAATCAAGAGGAGCAAGGATGTAGTGAAGTTCAAGGTTCGGTGCTCAAAGTACCTTTACACGCTCTGCGTCTTTGACTCTGAGAAGGCTGATAAATTGAAGCAGTCTCTTCCACCAG GTTTGAGTGTGCAAGATCTTTGA
- the LOC111804942 gene encoding 60S ribosomal protein L38 isoform X2 — protein sequence MPKQIHEIKDFLLTARRKDARSVKIKRSKDVVKFKVRCSKYLYTLCVFDSEKADKLKQSLPPGLSVQDL from the exons CCGAAGCAAATCCATGAGATAAAGGACTTCCTTCTGACTGCAAGAAGGAAGGATGCGCGGTCAGTTAAAATCAAGAGGAGCAAGGATGTAGTGAAGTTCAAGGTTCGGTGCTCAAAGTACCTTTACACGCTCTGCGTCTTTGACTCTGAGAAGGCTGATAAATTGAAGCAGTCTCTTCCACCAG GTTTGAGTGTGCAAGATCTTTGA